TCAATGATAACAACAGTATTTTGAGCATTTCTTCCTAAAATTTCGCTTATTAGTTTAGTGACTCCGCTTATCATCTTCTCTTTTTGCTCTACACTCGGACTATCGCCCTCTTTTGTCACACAAATTTTCACAAACGGCATAGCGCTCCTTTTTACAAATTTAGCATTTGGGATTTAATCAAAACCTATCCACCAAAATAATATCCTTGCTGCGGCAGTATCGCAAAGTCAGACGAGGCCTGGGTAAAATTTACGACGGGAGTTACCATGGTAGGTAATGACCGAGTAAATTTTAGACACAACAAAGTATGACAAAGCGAGACAACGCATTAGTCTATTTTTAAGACAGATAAAAACGCCTCCTGCGGCAAATTCACCTTTCCTATCGCCTTCATCCGCTTTTTACCCTCTTTTTGTTTTTCGAGCAACTTTCTCTTACGCGTGATATCGCCGCCGTAGCACTTAGCGGTGACGTTTTTTCCCATTGATTTTACGGTTTCTCTAGCAATGATTTTGTTGCCAATGCTCGCTTGTATCGCCACTTCAAAAAGCTGGCGTGGCACGATCTCTTTCATCGCCTTTACAAAGTCCCTACCCTTTGTCTGCGCCTTACTCTCAGGCACGATGATAGAGAGTGCATCAACAGTCTCGCCAGCTACTTTGACGTCAAGCTTTACTAGATCGCCCACGCGGTAGTCACTAGGCTCATAATCAAAACTTGCGTAGCCTTTTGTGCTTGACTTTAGCTTGTCGTAAAAGTCCATCACGATCTCGTTCATCGGTATATCATATTCAAGCAAAACACGATCAGTCGTGATGTAGTCCATCTTTGTTTGTATGCCACGGCGATTGTTTAAGAGCGTGATGATGTTGCCCAAAAACTCGCTTGGCGTGATGATAGTCGCTTTCACATATGGCTCAAGGATTGAGTCTATTTTATTTACTGGTGGCAGCTGGCTTGGGTTTTGAATCTTTAAATTTAGCCCATCTGTTTGAATGACTTCGTAAGTCACAGTTGGCGCTGTGGCGATGAGATCAAGGTCAAACTCACGCTCCAGCCTCTCTTTAACTACCTCCATATGAAGAAGACCTAAAAAGCCAACCCTAAAGCCAAATCCAAGTGCGACCGAAGTCTCTGGTTCGTAGCTTATAGAGCTGTCATTTAGCTTTAGTTTATCCAGCGCATCACGTAGATCTTCAAATTTATCAGTTTCAATAGGATAAAGTCCCGCAAATACAAACGGTTTAGCCCTCTCAAAGCCGCCAACTGGCTCTTTTAGGGGATTTCTTGACTGCGTTATCGTATCACCAACCTGCACGTCACTAACGTTTTTAAGTCCTAAAACCACGATACCGACTTCGCCAGCGCTAAGCGTTTTGGTCTTGATCGGTGCGATAGGATTTGGATACATTAGGTCAAGCACAATATGTTTTTTACCTGTGCCCATAACTAAAATTTCATTATTTTTTGAAATTTCACCATCATAAACACGCACAAGTGCAAGCGCACCAAGGTAGTTGTCAAACCAGCTATCGTAAATAAGCGCCTTTGTAGGCTTGCTTACGTCGCCATTTGGTGCAGGGATCCTCGTGATGATCGCCTCAAGTAGCTCTTTTATGCCAACGCCTGTTTTTGCGCTCACTTCGACCGCTCCTGAGCAGTCAAGGCCGATGATGTGCTCGATCTCGTCTTTTACCCTAGCAGGGTCAGCCGCCGGCAGATCGATCTTGTTGATGACTGGTATGATCTCTAGGTTGTTTTCAAGTGCGATATAGACGTTTGCGATGGTTTGTGCCTCTACGCCCTGGCTAGCATCCACGACAAGCAGCGCGCCCTCGCAACTAGCCAAAGAGCGGCTCACCTCGTAGCTAAAATCAACGTGTCCTGGGGTGTCTATCAAATTTAGAACAAAATTTTGCCCATTTAGTGCGTAGTTTAGGCGGACAGACTGAGCTTTGATCGTGATGCCACGCTCTTTTTCTATATCCATCGTGTCCATGATCTGCGAGCTCATCTCACGGTCACTTACGGCGCCACACTCCTGAATGAGACGATCAGCAAGTGTACTTTTGCCATGGTCGATGTGAGCGATGATGCTAAAATTTCTAATATTTTTCATTTACTCTTTTACTTTTTTGTTAAATTTTTGGCTTTTATTTTGCCTAAAATTGATTTAAAATTTGCATAAGAAAAGCGATGTTAATGCTTGTGACCAAAGTGTTTGTGCTCATCTTTGCTCTTTAGCTCACAGATGAGATCATCTTTATGCCCGTGGCCGCTACCCTCAAACTGAAGCGTGACATGACCAATGCCAACATGAGATAGCTCGTGTTCGATCTGCTTTATCATCTTTGATATCTCACCCACGCTTAGCTCATCATCCACCACCACATGAGCAATGAGTGCATTTGAACCGGCACTTATCGCCCAAATATGCAGATCATGCACCTGTCTAACGCCATCTACGCCCTTTATAATATCTAAAATTTCATCCGTATTAAGCTCGAGCGGCACGGCTTCGATAAGGATATTAAAGCTATCCTTTAGCAAGCCAAAGCCACTTTTTATGATAAGTATCGAAACAAATATACTTGCAATACTATCAGCCTGCGTAAGGCCAAATTTCATGATGACTAGTGCTGCAATGATCGCTCCAACCGAACCAAGCGTATCACCAAGGACGTGAAGATAAGCTCCTTTTATATTCAAATTCTCTTTTATATCGCCACTTTTATGCATATAAATAGCTACGATCAAATTTATAATAAGCCCCAAAATACTAATAACAAGCATCGTTTCGGCTTCGATCTGCGGCTCGCTAAAAAATCTCACAAACGCTTCAATTATCACAAAAATACCTAGAGCAACAAGAGCCGAGGCATTTACAAAAGCAGCGATGATCTCAACTCTTTTATAGCCAAAGGTCTTTTTTAAATTTGCCTTTTTTTCTGAAATTTCAAACGCCAAGAGCGACAAAAATAGTGCAGCTGCGTCTGAGAGCATGTGAAATGCGTCGCCGATGAGCGCCAGAGAGTTTGATAGGAAGCCAAAGATAGCCTCGACCACCATAAACGCAAAAATAAGTAAAAACGAATTTCTAAGAACGCTCTTGTTGTGCATTATTGTCCTTTTTTTTGGGCGTCGATCCTCTTACCGATATCTTTTAAATTTGAAAATTCCTCGATAAGTTTTGGTGAGTCGTCAAGACTGATGACAAAATTCCAGGCATAAGTCATCACAGAGTAGATATGGCCAGCATTTGTCTGCTGCGAGCTTAACACTATTATCGCTACCAAAAAGAGCAGCGAAGCGCTAATGCCGATGATAAAATAGCTCATCGCCTCCCTGTTTGAGATCGCTATGCGAAATTTAGAAACGACGCCATAGTGCCTATCTAGCGTGCTTTTGTTAAAAACGCCTATAACTTTCGCCTCTTTTTCTAATCGGTCATTTAAGCGAAGATAAAGATTATCATTTTTCTTAACATATCTTGGCAAAAATATAAGAAAAAAGACCATCACTCCAAAACACGCCACAGCCACCTTTGGCTCGACAAAGATGAGCATAAATGCTGAGCCAATGATAGAAACAACAGAGGTAAAAAACATCGGAAAGTGCGTCTCAAAGAAATTTACAAACTCTCGCGAGAGCGCTACTCTGGCGATGATGGCGGAGTCGTCTTTGGCGTTTTGCTTTTCATTCATGATGACATTTACAGCAAGCTTTGCATAGATACTTGCAAAAACTTGCGTATCCACGCGGCGCCTAATGGCTCCTACAAGCCACGCTATGAGCACAAAAAGTGCGTAAATGAGAGCATTTAACGTATTTCCTTGCATAATTGCGTTGATCGCAAAGCCTGCAAATATCGGATAAGCTAGAAAAAGCCCGTTCTCAGCTAGCACAAAGGCAAAGGTCAAAATGAGCTTTTTGTTATGCTCGGTCGCTATGCTCTTTAGCGTTTTAAAGGCGTTATTTTGCAAATTTACTCCTAAAAATTTTGCGAATTTTAGCTCAAATTTATAAATTTTGAAAAATTTTTATTGTAACTCTTGACATTACAACAAAAAATAAATATACTTCGCTCATCGGTTGTAAATAAAAATATTACAACACAAAAACAAGGAGAACAAAATGAAAAATTATCAGGTTGCAAAGATCACAAACGAGCCAAGAGTTGAGCTAAAAGAGGCTTTAAATTTAACTGGCTGTGAGGTATCTATAAACGAACTTCCAGCCAATGTGGGCGTGCCATTTGTCCATGCGCACAAACAAAACGAGGAACTTTACATTATCTTAGATGGTGATGGTGAGCTTTTTATCGACGGTGAAATGCTAAAAGTAAGCAAAGGAGACACACTACGCATAGACCCAGAAGGCAAAAGGTGCTTTAGAGCTGGCAAAAGTGGTATAAAAATGATGTGTATCCAAAGCAAAAAAGGTAGCCTAGAACAATACACTATGAGCGATGGTGTGATGGTTACAGACATCAAGCCAAGCTGGCTATAATCTCAAAAACGTTGTTGCCTAGTAGTCAAAAAACAAAAATTTAAAGGAGAAATGATGAAAATAGCAATCATAGGTGCAAATGGTAAAAGTGGTACAAATTTGGTGAACGAGGCTTTAAAACAAGGCTACGATGTCACAGCGATAGTTAGAAACAAAGAGTATAAAAATGACAACGTTAAAGTCATATATAAAGATATTTTTGATCTAGCTAAGTCCGATCTAGCAGGCTTTGATGCAGTTATCAGTGCATTTGCCGCTTGGACACCAGAGACCTTCCCACTCCACAAAAAGGTTGCTGCTCATCTTGCAAATTTGCTAGAGGGTATCGGCACAAGACTACTTGTAGTTGGTGGCGCTGGTACATTATTTGTAGATGATAAGGGCACAATGGTGATGGATACGCCAGACTTCCCAGCTGCATATATGGGTGTGGCAAAGGCGACTGCAGAGTCTTATTTTGAGCTAAAAGGCAAGAGTGATTTGCTTTGGACATATGTAAGTCCAGCAGGTGACTACGACGCAAATGGTGCTCGTACTGGTAAATACGTGCTTGGTGGAGATAATCTCATCTTAAACTCAAAAAATGAGAGTTATATAAGCTATGCAGACCTTGCGCTTGCGATCATAGACGAGCTAAAAAACAAAAAATTTATACAAAAACGCTTCACAGGAGTTAGTGAGCGAGCATAAAATTATAGTTTTGACATAGCTGGCAAAAAAGCCGGCTTGTCAAATCTAAACTAAAAAACTGCTTTTAGTAAAAATTTAAAGTATAATCAGAGAAAATTTCAAGGACGATTGTGCAAGTAGGGATTAAGTTTTCAACCGCGGTTCATGTAGTTTTAGCAGCTTGTTTTTTTAAAGACGAAAAAGTCACGAGCGAATTTATAGCAGGTAGTATAAACACAAATCCTGTCATAGTTAGGCGTCTGCTTGGCACTCTAAAGGCTGCGGGACTTGTGAATGTCGTAGCTGGAGTTGGTGGTGTGAGTCTTGCGAAAGAGCCAAAAGATATAACCCTCCTTCAAATTTTTAACGCAGTAAATGATAAAGAAAAACTTTTCAAGATCCACTCTGACTCACCTAAAGCCTGCCCACTTGGTGGCAAGATCGAGGGACTTTTAACCGGTCACTTCCTAAAAGCACAAGAAGCTTTAGAAGATAGTTTAAGAAGCATTACTTTACAAGATCTATTAGATGAACTTATTAATTAAAAGCAGGTAAACTAAGTTATAGAATTTAAAAAGCAGGCAGATATATAAAAAACCAATCTATTTTATTAGTTAGAAGCACCATACACTCCTAACTATTTTTATATACTTTATGTAAGAATTTTTATAAATTTCTAGCTTTTATTACTCTTTACTCTTCTCTTTTTTAGCTTTACTCTTTTTCTCTGTTTTATCTTTTAGGCTTTCTTTCTTATCTTTTATCTCTTTTATACTATCATCTTTAGCACTATCTTTTTTCTCTTTTACTTCATCACTCTTTTTACTTGCTTTTTCTTTTATCTCATCTTTTTTAGATTTTATTTTTGATTTTGTGTCATCTATCTTTGTAGTACCTGATACTGATATATCTGATTTTAAATTTTCAAATGTCTTATCACCTATACCATTTACATTTTTTATGTCTTCTATTGAGTTAAATTTATTTGCTTTTCTATACTCTATTATTGCATCTGCCTTTGAAGATCCTATACCATCTAAACTCATTAACTCTTCTTTTGTAGCTGTGTTTAAATTTATGGCTGCTAGTAATGTAGAAGCTGCTACTAATAGTGAGAATACAATCTTTTTCATTTTTGTCCTTTTTGGGTAAATTTGGGTTTGGAGTCTATCATATTTGGTGTTTTTAGTCAACACTCGTATAAAAGCATAAACTAAAAGATATTTATAAATGTAAAGATAAAAAGTCTAATTATTTAAAAATATAAATAAATATAAGATTTGATATTTTGTTATAAATTAAGAAATAATATTTTAAAAGATAATTGTTTAGATAAAGAATATTAAAAATTAACAAAGCCCGCAACGACCTACTTTTCCAACATCCCAGTAAGGGAGAGTATCATCAGCCAGGACGAGCTTAGCTTCTTGGTTCGAGATGGAGCAAGGCGTTTCCTCGTCTGTATAGTCACGGGCAGTGTTAAATAAAAGATATATTAGATAAATCTCTTATTTAACACTACTTGATAAAGTTAAAAGTCATAAACAAAGTTTTATAAAAACATATCTTATTAAGTTTTTATCCTTAACAAGGAAGTGATGCTTATTAAAAGATAAGCAGACGAGCTATTAGTACTGGTCAGCTAAAGGACTTTCATCCATTACACACCCAGCCTATCAAACACATAGTCTATATGAGCTCTTAAAAGAAGATTCATCTTGGAGTTGGCTTCCTGCTTAGATGCTTTCAGCAGTTATCACATCCCAACATAGCTACCGAGCGGTGCTCTTGGCAGAACAACTCGTACACCAGTGGTTGGTTCGACCCGGTCCTCTCGTACTAGGGTCAACTCTCCTCAATCTTCTTGCGCCCACGGCAGATAGGGACCGAACTGTCTCACGACGTTCTGAACCCAGCTCGCGTACCGCTTTAAATGGCGAACAGCCATACCCTTGGGACCTGCTCCAGCCCCAGGATGCGATGAGCCGACATCGAGGTGCCAAACCTCCCCGTCGATGTGAGCTCTTGGGGGAGATCAGCCTGTTATCCCCGGGGTACCTTTTATCCTTTGAGCGATGGCCCTTCCACACAGAACCACCGGATCACTAAGACCGACTTTCGTCTCTGCTTGACGTGTATGTCTCGCAGTTAAGCTGGCTTATGCCTTTATACTCTACGAACGATTTCCAACCGTTCTGAGCCAACCTTTGTAAGCCTCCGTTACATTTTGGGAGGCGACCGCCCCAGTCAAACTACCCACCAGACATTGTCCTACTTGAGGATAACTCAAGCTAGTTAGCTATCAGAATAAAAAAGAGTGGTATCTCAACAACGGCTCACCATAAACTGGCGTCTATGGATCAAAGCCTCCCACCTATCCTGCACATTTTTATCCCAATAGCAGTGTCAAGCTGTAGTAAAGGTCCACGGGGTCTTTCCGTCTTGCCGCGGGTAGGAGGAATTTTCACCTCCACTACAATTTCACTGGATCCCTCTTCGAGACAGCTCCCATCTCGTTACGCCATTCATGCAGGTCGATATTTAATCGACAAGGAATTTCGCTACCTTAGGACCGTTATAGTTACGGCCGCCGTTTACTCGGGCTTCGATCAAACGCTTCGCAGAGCTAACGTCATCAATTAACCTTCGAGCACCGGGCAGGCGTCACACCCTATACATCCTCTTACGAGTTAGCAGAGTGCTGTGTTTTTGGTAAACAGTCGGGAGGGACTCTTTGTTGTAACCTTCAATGCTTACGGAGTAAATCCTTCACAAAGTTAGGCACACCTTATACCGAAGATACGGTGCTATTTTGCAGAGTTCCTTGAAGAGAGTTCTTCCACGCGCCTTAGAATACTCATCCCACCCACCTGTGTCGGTTTACGGTACGGGCAACTATAACTAAACTTAGAAACTTTTCTTGGCTCGACAGTATCAGCAATTCGCTATCCATTCCGAAGAACTTCAAACGCCTGTGGGGTCTCGGCTTAAAAAGATCCGGATTTGCCTGGATCTTAACCTACACCTTTCGACTAGCACTACCATCCGCTAGCTTGCTTAACTCTAAGCGTCCTTCCATCGCACATTATAGTTGGCATTGGAATATTAACCAATTTTCCATCGCATACCCCTTTCGGACTTTGCTTAGGACCCGGCTAACCCTACGATGACGAGCATCGCGTAGGAAACCTTGGGTTTACGGCGTTGGGGATTCTCACCCCAATTATCGCTACTCATGCCTGCATGCTCACTTGTATTCGCTCCAGCACTCCTTACCGGTATACCTTCGACGCAAATACAACGCTCTCCTACCACTTAGTAAAACTAAGTCTAAAGCTTCGGTACTCATTTTAGCCCCGTTATATTTTCCGCGCAGAATCACTAGACCAGTGAGCTATTACGCTTTCTTTAAAGGATGGCTGCTTCTAAGCCAACCTCCTGGTTGTTTAAGTAACTCCACATCGTTTTCCACTTAAATGAGATTTAGGGACCTTAGCTGTTAGTCTGGGTTGTTCCCCTCTCGACGACGGATTTTATCACTCGCCGCCTGACTGCCATGATTACACACTAGGTATTCGGAGTTTGATAGGGTTTGGTACATTGGTGTATGCCCTAGCCCATTCAGTGCTCTACCCCCTAGTGTTACTACATGACGCTATACCTAAATATATTTCGGAGAGAACCAGCTATCACGATGTTTGATTGGCCTTTCACCCCTATCCACAAGTCATCCCATAGCTTTTCAACGCTAGCGGGTTCGGTCCTCCACCGGCTCTTACACCGGTTTCAACCTGCTCATGGATAGATCACATCGTTTCGGGTCTGCAACGTCTGACTAAACGCCCTATTAAGACTCGCTTTCGCTATGGCTCCGTGTTTCCTTAACCTTGCCAGACATCACAACTCGCAGGCTCATTATGCAAAAGGCAGTCCATCACCCTGATAAATCATAGGGCTCTGAATGATTGTAAGCAAATGGTTTCAGGTTCTATTTCACTCTGATCACCTCAGTTCTTTTCACCTTTCCCTCACGGTACTTGTGCACTATCGGTCTAGTAGTAGTATTTAGGGTTGGATAGTGGTCTACCCAGCTTCAGACAGAATATCACGTGTTCCGCCCTACTCAGGATACTGCTAAGTAAAACAAAGCTTTCATATACGGGAGTATCACCCTCTACGCTTAATCTTTCCAGATTATTCTATTAGCTAAGTTTAGTCTATATTGCAGTCCTACAACCCCGTTAGTAAACTAACGGTTTGCCCTCTTACGCGTTCGCTCGCCGCTACTAGCGTAATCTCTTTTGATTTCTTTTCCTGAGGGTACTAAGATGTTTCAATTCCCCTCGTTCGCTCCGTTATACGGTAACTAATATCTCTATTAGTTGGGTTGCCCCATTCAGAAATTCCCGGATCAAAGCCCCTTGACGGCTCCCCGAGACTTATCGCAGCCTGGCACGTCTTTCATCGCCTCTACTAGCCAAGGCATCCACCACTTGCTCTTTGTAGCTTACCTTTTCTATATTAGATTATTCT
This genomic interval from Campylobacter concisus contains the following:
- a CDS encoding ComEA family DNA-binding protein, which gives rise to MKKIVFSLLVAASTLLAAINLNTATKEELMSLDGIGSSKADAIIEYRKANKFNSIEDIKNVNGIGDKTFENLKSDISVSGTTKIDDTKSKIKSKKDEIKEKASKKSDEVKEKKDSAKDDSIKEIKDKKESLKDKTEKKSKAKKEKSKE
- a CDS encoding 2-hydroxymuconate tautomerase family protein, encoding MPFVKICVTKEGDSPSVEQKEKMISGVTKLISEILGRNAQNTVVIIEEIDTNNYGIAGESVKNLRKKQNEQKEVKC
- a CDS encoding ABC transporter six-transmembrane domain-containing protein, translating into MQNNAFKTLKSIATEHNKKLILTFAFVLAENGLFLAYPIFAGFAINAIMQGNTLNALIYALFVLIAWLVGAIRRRVDTQVFASIYAKLAVNVIMNEKQNAKDDSAIIARVALSREFVNFFETHFPMFFTSVVSIIGSAFMLIFVEPKVAVACFGVMVFFLIFLPRYVKKNDNLYLRLNDRLEKEAKVIGVFNKSTLDRHYGVVSKFRIAISNREAMSYFIIGISASLLFLVAIIVLSSQQTNAGHIYSVMTYAWNFVISLDDSPKLIEEFSNLKDIGKRIDAQKKGQ
- a CDS encoding cation diffusion facilitator family transporter, with protein sequence MHNKSVLRNSFLLIFAFMVVEAIFGFLSNSLALIGDAFHMLSDAAALFLSLLAFEISEKKANLKKTFGYKRVEIIAAFVNASALVALGIFVIIEAFVRFFSEPQIEAETMLVISILGLIINLIVAIYMHKSGDIKENLNIKGAYLHVLGDTLGSVGAIIAALVIMKFGLTQADSIASIFVSILIIKSGFGLLKDSFNILIEAVPLELNTDEILDIIKGVDGVRQVHDLHIWAISAGSNALIAHVVVDDELSVGEISKMIKQIEHELSHVGIGHVTLQFEGSGHGHKDDLICELKSKDEHKHFGHKH
- a CDS encoding Rrf2 family transcriptional regulator, which produces MQVGIKFSTAVHVVLAACFFKDEKVTSEFIAGSINTNPVIVRRLLGTLKAAGLVNVVAGVGGVSLAKEPKDITLLQIFNAVNDKEKLFKIHSDSPKACPLGGKIEGLLTGHFLKAQEALEDSLRSITLQDLLDELIN
- a CDS encoding NAD(P)-dependent oxidoreductase yields the protein MKIAIIGANGKSGTNLVNEALKQGYDVTAIVRNKEYKNDNVKVIYKDIFDLAKSDLAGFDAVISAFAAWTPETFPLHKKVAAHLANLLEGIGTRLLVVGGAGTLFVDDKGTMVMDTPDFPAAYMGVAKATAESYFELKGKSDLLWTYVSPAGDYDANGARTGKYVLGGDNLILNSKNESYISYADLALAIIDELKNKKFIQKRFTGVSERA
- a CDS encoding cupin domain-containing protein; protein product: MKNYQVAKITNEPRVELKEALNLTGCEVSINELPANVGVPFVHAHKQNEELYIILDGDGELFIDGEMLKVSKGDTLRIDPEGKRCFRAGKSGIKMMCIQSKKGSLEQYTMSDGVMVTDIKPSWL
- the lepA gene encoding translation elongation factor 4; translation: MKNIRNFSIIAHIDHGKSTLADRLIQECGAVSDREMSSQIMDTMDIEKERGITIKAQSVRLNYALNGQNFVLNLIDTPGHVDFSYEVSRSLASCEGALLVVDASQGVEAQTIANVYIALENNLEIIPVINKIDLPAADPARVKDEIEHIIGLDCSGAVEVSAKTGVGIKELLEAIITRIPAPNGDVSKPTKALIYDSWFDNYLGALALVRVYDGEISKNNEILVMGTGKKHIVLDLMYPNPIAPIKTKTLSAGEVGIVVLGLKNVSDVQVGDTITQSRNPLKEPVGGFERAKPFVFAGLYPIETDKFEDLRDALDKLKLNDSSISYEPETSVALGFGFRVGFLGLLHMEVVKERLEREFDLDLIATAPTVTYEVIQTDGLNLKIQNPSQLPPVNKIDSILEPYVKATIITPSEFLGNIITLLNNRRGIQTKMDYITTDRVLLEYDIPMNEIVMDFYDKLKSSTKGYASFDYEPSDYRVGDLVKLDVKVAGETVDALSIIVPESKAQTKGRDFVKAMKEIVPRQLFEVAIQASIGNKIIARETVKSMGKNVTAKCYGGDITRKRKLLEKQKEGKKRMKAIGKVNLPQEAFLSVLKID